The Emcibacter nanhaiensis genome includes a window with the following:
- a CDS encoding acyl-CoA dehydrogenase family protein has product MSSRSFADVSYDEAVKRAADMVPALRERAPRAEQERIVLPETMAELHESGVLRALQPKRYGGMELDFVSVFDICYELGRGCASTAWTASNLLIHHWMLALWDDKAQQEVWGQDPDAGIASGVIPAQGQATPVDGGYQVSGRWNFSSGVHVSTWNMLAATVRDGDKVLDYILIVIPESQYEVIDDWQVLGMRSTGSMTVEAKDIFVPEHMVISMNALVGGDNFPGVASNPGPCYKVALSMLSGHVISSAVVGNAQAALELTTESIKQRSAVTSGAKLRDIQAIQMRIGAAGARIDAARQLIRGDMIEGQELANRGEVPDQERKLRSKRNVSYGVQLCTEAVDMLHTLAGANGIYDNYPIQRIFRDAHAGGSHILFAGDMNYSIWGLCALGGEITNPLL; this is encoded by the coding sequence ATGAGTTCACGTTCCTTTGCTGATGTAAGCTACGACGAAGCCGTAAAACGCGCTGCCGATATGGTGCCCGCCCTGCGCGAACGCGCGCCGCGTGCTGAGCAAGAGCGCATCGTTCTGCCGGAAACCATGGCGGAACTGCATGAGTCCGGTGTGCTTCGTGCCCTGCAGCCCAAGCGCTACGGCGGGATGGAGCTGGATTTCGTCTCCGTATTCGATATCTGCTACGAACTTGGTCGCGGTTGTGCATCCACGGCCTGGACGGCATCCAACCTGTTGATCCACCACTGGATGCTGGCACTCTGGGACGATAAAGCGCAGCAGGAAGTCTGGGGCCAGGATCCGGACGCGGGTATCGCTTCCGGTGTGATCCCGGCCCAGGGGCAGGCGACCCCGGTTGACGGTGGTTACCAGGTCAGCGGCCGCTGGAATTTCTCGAGCGGGGTGCATGTCTCCACCTGGAACATGCTGGCGGCAACGGTGCGCGACGGCGACAAGGTGCTGGACTATATCCTGATCGTGATCCCCGAGTCACAGTATGAGGTTATTGATGACTGGCAGGTGCTGGGCATGCGCTCCACCGGCAGTATGACAGTGGAGGCGAAGGATATCTTTGTGCCTGAGCATATGGTCATCAGCATGAACGCCTTGGTCGGCGGAGACAATTTCCCCGGTGTGGCTTCAAACCCGGGCCCGTGTTACAAGGTGGCGCTTTCCATGCTGTCCGGCCATGTGATTTCTTCTGCAGTGGTTGGCAATGCGCAGGCGGCGCTGGAGCTGACCACCGAGTCCATCAAGCAGCGCAGTGCTGTAACCTCAGGTGCCAAATTGCGTGATATTCAGGCGATCCAGATGCGTATCGGGGCCGCCGGCGCGAGAATCGATGCCGCAAGGCAGCTTATTCGCGGTGATATGATTGAGGGCCAGGAGCTGGCTAACCGGGGTGAAGTGCCGGACCAGGAGCGGAAGCTGCGTTCCAAGCGGAATGTCTCCTATGGCGTTCAGCTCTGTACCGAGGCCGTGGACATGCTGCATACCCTTGCCGGCGCCAACGGCATTTATGACAACTATCCCATCCAGCGGATTTTCCGCGACGCTCATGCGGGCGGCAGTCACATTCTGTTCGCCGGTGACATGAATTATTCCATCTGGGGTCTTTGTGCTCTTGGTGGCGAGATTACAAACCCGCTGCTTTAG
- a CDS encoding TauD/TfdA dioxygenase family protein, whose protein sequence is MTTTLETRDIKPKIASEILNSKEELLSGELAAGIRELLEQRGVLVFPKINFTDEEQLAFTRTLGDVARERSGEEVFPISLDPEKSAGVEYLKGSFYWHFDGTMQPKPILASLLSSKVLPPSGGNTEFCNTYAAYDELSDEDKAKLEGLTVIHSAWNTLYYYEPEPDQEKLERFMSVGEIELPLVWTHKSGRKSLVLGCTARHVVGMEHKESALLLNRLREWATSEPFHYSHEWSVGDLVMWDNTGTLHRAMPYPLDCGRELHRTKLEGEEPIAA, encoded by the coding sequence ATGACGACGACCCTTGAGACCAGGGACATCAAACCGAAAATTGCTTCAGAAATTCTCAACAGCAAGGAAGAGCTGCTCAGTGGCGAGCTGGCTGCGGGAATTCGCGAATTACTCGAACAGCGCGGTGTGCTGGTTTTTCCGAAAATCAATTTCACCGATGAAGAGCAACTGGCTTTTACCCGGACCCTTGGTGACGTTGCCAGGGAACGCAGTGGGGAAGAGGTTTTCCCGATCTCTCTGGATCCCGAGAAATCTGCAGGCGTGGAATATCTGAAAGGGTCCTTCTACTGGCATTTTGACGGCACCATGCAGCCCAAGCCGATCCTGGCGTCCCTGCTGAGCTCCAAGGTGCTGCCGCCGAGCGGTGGTAATACGGAATTCTGTAATACCTATGCCGCCTATGACGAACTTTCCGACGAGGACAAGGCAAAGCTCGAGGGTCTTACGGTAATCCATTCTGCCTGGAATACACTTTACTATTACGAGCCGGAACCGGACCAGGAAAAGCTTGAACGATTCATGTCCGTGGGCGAGATTGAACTGCCCCTGGTCTGGACCCATAAATCCGGTCGCAAATCGCTGGTGCTGGGCTGTACCGCCCGTCATGTCGTCGGCATGGAGCACAAGGAAAGTGCGCTGTTGCTCAACAGGCTGCGTGAATGGGCAACCAGCGAGCCGTTCCATTACAGTCACGAATGGTCCGTCGGCGACTTGGTGATGTGGGACAACACCGGCACCCTGCATCGCGCCATGCCTTATCCGCTG
- a CDS encoding SDR family NAD(P)-dependent oxidoreductase, whose translation MQTAGHEHQERERVVVVTGASRGVGKGIALALGATGATVYVTGRTASMSREPAPGTIQHTAKLIKEAGGIGIPVVCDHSDDKQVRALFSQIEEYHGYLDILVNNAAHVSSDIGADGPFWKRSLDLIKMMGVGVRSTYISSYYGAPLLLKSQAGLLVNPSGYAGGCYLHGPAYGACKAAIDKMSVDMGIDFQPHNVCAVSLWMGLVGTEQVQKLIDSQPEVWGERAAEVESPRFIGRVIDALQKAPDRMERNAKVWIATELGRELGVKEDDGSDPVSKRDKFGGPRGYNPPVWHG comes from the coding sequence ATGCAGACCGCCGGACACGAGCATCAGGAGCGGGAACGCGTCGTTGTTGTCACCGGCGCGAGCCGTGGCGTGGGCAAAGGCATTGCTCTTGCCCTGGGGGCAACAGGGGCGACCGTATATGTCACCGGTCGCACGGCCAGCATGAGCAGGGAGCCGGCGCCAGGGACCATCCAGCACACTGCCAAACTGATTAAAGAGGCGGGCGGCATAGGCATCCCCGTGGTCTGTGATCACAGCGATGATAAGCAGGTCCGGGCCTTGTTCAGCCAGATTGAGGAGTATCACGGATACCTGGATATCCTTGTCAACAATGCCGCCCATGTCTCATCGGATATCGGCGCCGACGGACCATTCTGGAAGCGCTCGCTCGACCTGATCAAGATGATGGGTGTAGGGGTTCGCTCCACTTATATCTCAAGCTACTATGGTGCCCCCCTGTTGCTGAAAAGCCAGGCCGGGCTGCTGGTCAATCCGTCCGGTTATGCCGGCGGCTGTTACCTGCACGGGCCGGCCTATGGCGCCTGCAAGGCGGCAATTGACAAAATGTCGGTGGATATGGGCATCGATTTCCAGCCCCATAATGTTTGCGCCGTCTCTCTGTGGATGGGTTTGGTCGGGACCGAACAGGTGCAGAAGCTGATCGATAGCCAGCCGGAGGTCTGGGGCGAGCGGGCCGCAGAAGTCGAATCGCCCCGGTTTATCGGCCGTGTCATCGACGCCCTCCAGAAAGCGCCCGACCGGATGGAGAGGAATGCAAAAGTGTGGATCGCCACCGAACTGGGCCGGGAACTGGGGGTCAAGGAGGACGATGGCTCCGACCCGGTCTCAAAACGCGATAAATTTGGTGGGCCTCGGGGGTATAATCCGCCGGTTTGGCATGGATAG
- a CDS encoding flavin reductase family protein gives MTTTKDFDGRELRNVLGRFYTGVTVVTSVARDGTACGVTANSFTSVSLEPPLVLWNQALTSQSHPVYCEADRFVINILAEDQVDVSQRFARPGEDKFNSIATSRGLGGVPVIDGCCAVLECRKVATHEGGDHAIFIGQVEHIISSDRSPLLFGDGKYMKALPLEPNGQR, from the coding sequence ATGACAACAACCAAAGATTTTGACGGCCGGGAACTCAGAAATGTCCTTGGGCGCTTCTACACCGGCGTGACGGTTGTAACCAGCGTTGCACGGGATGGCACGGCCTGCGGCGTGACTGCCAATAGCTTTACCTCGGTCTCGCTGGAACCGCCGCTGGTCCTGTGGAACCAGGCGCTGACCTCCCAAAGCCATCCGGTCTATTGCGAGGCGGACCGCTTTGTCATCAATATTCTTGCTGAAGACCAGGTCGACGTCTCGCAGCGCTTTGCCCGCCCCGGCGAGGACAAGTTCAATAGTATCGCCACCTCCCGGGGCCTGGGCGGCGTCCCGGTTATCGACGGCTGCTGCGCAGTACTGGAATGCCGCAAGGTTGCCACCCACGAAGGCGGCGACCATGCCATTTTCATTGGCCAGGTCGAGCATATCATCAGCAGCGACCGCAGCCCGCTGCTTTTCGGTGACGGAAAATATATGAAAGCCCTGCCCCTCGAGCCGAACGGCCAGAGGTGA
- a CDS encoding VOC family protein, producing MKQGRSTVPITGIAEIIYGVEDFDTCVEFFEDYGLSRLESGSDHALFSVISGQQIRVYPLGDDRVPKSELMGPGVQECIWAVPRQQDLDGLVADLSRDHEVTIDETGTAHFVTSFGQAIGLRVFQPLPYTCCPAPTNAPGIINRMNVPRKWLSRAIPKTISHCVWTFLDVNEAFDFYSQRLGFRMSDIQKGVGIYIRAGRSTNHHNIMLADADQVLFGFDGKFRFHHVNFGVEDLDEIMAGKNYMTRKGYGDNGWGFGRHRVSSELFLYMPSPAGGEVEYGADCDQVDGNWRPRVWGAAFAAFTFIHDMPDWLKEHEPEWDVSYVTPETARYVPIKG from the coding sequence TTGAAACAAGGGAGATCTACCGTGCCGATTACCGGGATAGCAGAAATTATTTACGGCGTTGAGGATTTTGACACCTGCGTTGAGTTTTTCGAGGACTACGGGCTCAGCAGGCTGGAGAGCGGCAGCGATCATGCGCTGTTCAGCGTGATCAGCGGCCAGCAGATCCGGGTCTACCCGCTGGGCGATGACCGGGTGCCGAAAAGCGAGCTGATGGGGCCGGGGGTCCAGGAATGTATCTGGGCGGTGCCGCGCCAGCAGGACCTGGACGGCCTGGTGGCCGACCTGTCCCGGGACCACGAGGTGACCATCGACGAGACCGGCACGGCCCATTTTGTCACCTCGTTCGGCCAGGCGATCGGCCTCAGGGTGTTCCAGCCGCTGCCCTATACCTGCTGTCCGGCGCCGACCAATGCGCCGGGGATCATCAACCGCATGAATGTGCCGCGCAAATGGCTGAGCCGGGCGATCCCGAAAACCATCAGCCACTGTGTGTGGACTTTCCTCGATGTGAATGAGGCCTTTGACTTTTACAGCCAGCGGCTCGGCTTCAGGATGAGCGACATCCAGAAGGGGGTCGGCATCTATATCCGCGCCGGCCGCTCCACCAACCACCATAACATCATGCTGGCCGATGCGGACCAGGTGCTGTTCGGCTTTGACGGCAAGTTCCGGTTCCACCATGTCAACTTCGGGGTCGAGGACCTGGACGAGATCATGGCCGGCAAGAACTATATGACCCGCAAGGGTTACGGCGACAACGGCTGGGGCTTTGGCCGCCACCGGGTCAGTTCCGAACTGTTCCTCTATATGCCGTCGCCGGCCGGAGGCGAAGTGGAGTATGGCGCCGACTGCGACCAGGTTGATGGCAACTGGCGTCCGCGGGTATGGGGCGCCGCCTTTGCCGCCTTTACCTTCATTCACGACATGCCGGACTGGCTCAAGGAGCATGAGCCGGAATGGGATGTCAGCTATGTCACCCCCGAAACCGCGCGATATGTGCCGATAAAGGGCTGA
- a CDS encoding thiamine pyrophosphate-binding protein, with protein MQDNRVAVYEALATDIKELGVECVFGLMSDDTAQLIAMIDSVGVRFYGARHENNAISMAEGYAAATGRLAIVIIGRGPGTTNSMNGANYANRTGSPVLMIYGDAPNVDKAPNSVGPDRKSLDTMALLHAAGIKTFRANDATTARRTFVQAAAAAHSGAVAYLLPSNVQQAQVDPVATAPGTIEPVPYTPQPARDSALKVAVSLIEKSRKPLIIAGIGAYAAGAREEIIRLADHIGAALVTTMKAKDMFRGHPFNCGILGSFSNVGGRRLIEQADCVIAIGASLNQQTTSFATAIPEGLPVIHIDRSRPSIGRWFDADIGLVGDAKLVSEQLINTIPSRDKSEMEMRCEENARWLADFDMKDDYEEMSTPRTMDGRSLALELDKLLPEDRNLVWDSGNMLGTVPYLSCPGPSHFKHTGDTASIGMGFGTAMGFAAGTPERTTVLLMGDGSFLMNMGELETVAREYIPLVIILMNDCAYGAELHFLQGQGMPVQLSQFPDIDFAPVAESFGFETATVRTLDELRALAPMLENPDGPIFLDCKINASVVAAFMHEGPAHNAKK; from the coding sequence ATGCAGGATAACAGGGTGGCGGTCTATGAGGCTCTTGCTACAGATATCAAAGAGCTTGGTGTCGAATGCGTCTTCGGACTGATGAGTGACGATACTGCCCAACTTATTGCCATGATCGATTCCGTCGGCGTACGTTTCTATGGCGCCCGCCACGAAAACAATGCAATCTCCATGGCGGAAGGCTATGCGGCAGCGACAGGACGCCTGGCCATTGTCATCATCGGGCGCGGCCCCGGCACCACCAACAGCATGAACGGCGCCAACTATGCCAACCGTACCGGTTCACCGGTTCTGATGATCTATGGCGATGCCCCCAATGTGGATAAAGCGCCCAATTCCGTGGGGCCGGACCGCAAGAGCCTGGACACCATGGCCCTGCTCCATGCGGCCGGGATCAAAACCTTCCGGGCCAATGATGCCACCACCGCGCGCCGCACCTTCGTACAGGCCGCCGCCGCCGCGCACAGCGGCGCCGTTGCCTATCTGTTGCCTTCCAACGTACAGCAGGCCCAGGTAGATCCGGTCGCCACGGCACCGGGAACCATTGAGCCGGTTCCCTATACACCCCAGCCGGCCCGCGACAGCGCCCTTAAAGTGGCCGTTTCGCTGATTGAAAAAAGCCGCAAGCCGCTGATCATCGCCGGCATCGGCGCCTATGCCGCCGGCGCGCGGGAGGAGATTATCCGCCTCGCCGACCATATCGGCGCCGCCCTGGTCACGACCATGAAGGCCAAAGACATGTTCCGCGGCCATCCCTTTAACTGCGGCATCCTCGGGTCCTTCTCCAACGTCGGCGGCCGTCGCCTGATCGAGCAGGCCGACTGCGTCATCGCCATCGGCGCCAGCCTCAACCAGCAGACAACCAGCTTCGCCACCGCCATTCCGGAGGGCCTGCCGGTCATCCATATTGACCGGTCCCGCCCCAGTATCGGGCGCTGGTTCGACGCAGATATCGGCCTGGTTGGCGATGCAAAACTCGTTTCAGAACAGTTAATTAATACCATTCCTTCACGTGACAAATCAGAAATGGAAATGCGGTGCGAGGAAAATGCCCGCTGGCTTGCCGACTTCGACATGAAAGACGACTACGAGGAAATGAGCACGCCGCGCACCATGGACGGCCGCTCCCTCGCCCTCGAGCTTGACAAGCTGTTGCCGGAGGATCGCAACCTGGTCTGGGATTCCGGCAATATGCTGGGAACCGTCCCCTATCTTTCCTGCCCCGGCCCGTCCCATTTCAAACATACCGGCGACACCGCCTCCATCGGCATGGGCTTCGGCACCGCCATGGGATTTGCCGCCGGCACTCCGGAGCGGACCACCGTTCTGCTGATGGGCGACGGCAGCTTCCTGATGAACATGGGTGAACTGGAAACGGTCGCCCGCGAATATATCCCCCTCGTTATCATTCTGATGAACGACTGTGCCTATGGCGCCGAGTTGCATTTCCTGCAGGGCCAGGGCATGCCGGTCCAGTTGTCACAATTCCCGGATATCGACTTCGCCCCGGTGGCGGAATCGTTCGGATTTGAAACGGCGACCGTGCGCACACTCGACGAACTCAGGGCTCTGGCCCCCATGCTGGAGAATCCTGACGGGCCGATTTTCCTCGATTGTAAAATCAATGCGTCCGTGGTTGCCGCTTTCATGCACGAAGGCCCGGCTCATAACGCAAAGAAATAA
- a CDS encoding VOC family protein has protein sequence MALKIVGIHHHGVRVGDNGESLDDVFDFYTNVLGMNHDKSRPNIIPGWWMNTGGSGQIHLMGGELPSPVAKGPGQDPATPHVALAVENVIEAREELDRMGVEYYTANAGELQQVFVHDPCGNMIELHQFDKCRCTSANRGESE, from the coding sequence ATGGCACTCAAAATTGTTGGGATTCATCACCACGGTGTGCGGGTGGGTGATAATGGCGAGTCCCTGGATGACGTTTTTGATTTCTATACCAACGTCCTGGGAATGAACCATGACAAGAGTCGCCCCAATATTATCCCGGGCTGGTGGATGAACACGGGTGGTTCCGGGCAAATCCATCTTATGGGAGGGGAACTGCCGTCGCCCGTAGCCAAGGGGCCCGGACAGGATCCGGCAACGCCTCATGTGGCGCTGGCCGTGGAAAATGTCATCGAAGCCAGAGAGGAACTGGACCGGATGGGGGTTGAGTATTACACCGCAAATGCAGGGGAACTGCAGCAGGTGTTCGTCCACGACCCCTGCGGCAATATGATTGAGCTACACCAGTTCGATAAATGCAGATGTACTTCAGCTAATCGGGGAGAGAGCGAATGA